A part of Lacibacter sp. H407 genomic DNA contains:
- a CDS encoding MBL fold metallo-hydrolase has translation MKLSFHGAARCVTGSKHILTLVNGKKLLLDCGLFQGMGKDTDAMNRHWGFDPAEIDYMILSHAHIDHSGLIPKLCKDGYKGDIHCTDATATLTSVLLEDSAEIQEDEVKYENKRRAASNMPYLQPLYTIEDAKAALGRFVQQRYGVWFKVGEGIEAMFTDAGHIIGSSCVHIRVTENGKTKCITFSGDIGRYRDVILKSPEVFPQADVIIMESTYGNSLHDNAVSTPDQLLRWIEKACLQKKGKLIVPAFSVGRTQELLYDLNQLELERRLPDLEYFVDSPLSIEATQIVKSYPGYFNKRIQKVLQTDNDPFGFKGLKFVKSVEESKLLNFKSGPYVVISASGMADAGRVKHHINNTIENSRNTILLTGYCEPRSLGGKLLDGRKEVKIFGVEKEVHAEIGQIRSMSAHGDYEDMSQWLACQDPKLVDKLFLVHGEYDVQHAFQQRLMRKGFTDVVIPEMHFEIGI, from the coding sequence ATGAAGCTTTCATTTCACGGAGCTGCACGTTGTGTTACAGGCAGCAAGCATATTCTTACACTCGTTAACGGGAAAAAATTATTACTCGATTGCGGACTGTTTCAAGGCATGGGGAAAGATACCGATGCAATGAACCGTCATTGGGGTTTTGATCCGGCAGAAATTGATTACATGATCCTGAGTCATGCACATATCGATCACAGCGGATTGATTCCGAAACTATGCAAAGACGGATACAAAGGTGATATACATTGTACCGATGCAACGGCAACGCTTACATCCGTGTTGTTGGAAGACAGTGCTGAGATACAGGAAGACGAAGTGAAATATGAAAACAAACGCCGGGCTGCTTCAAACATGCCTTATCTGCAACCCTTGTACACCATTGAAGATGCAAAAGCAGCCTTGGGGCGCTTTGTGCAGCAACGATATGGAGTTTGGTTTAAAGTAGGCGAAGGCATTGAAGCCATGTTTACAGATGCAGGACATATTATTGGCAGTTCCTGTGTACATATTAGAGTAACGGAGAACGGTAAAACAAAGTGTATTACATTTTCGGGTGATATAGGCCGTTATCGGGATGTGATCTTAAAATCACCGGAAGTATTTCCACAAGCTGATGTTATTATCATGGAGTCAACCTACGGTAACAGCCTGCACGATAATGCGGTGTCAACACCCGATCAGTTGTTACGATGGATTGAAAAAGCCTGTTTGCAAAAGAAAGGTAAGCTGATTGTACCTGCATTTAGCGTTGGACGTACGCAGGAATTATTATACGATCTGAATCAACTGGAACTGGAACGACGCTTACCTGATCTTGAGTACTTTGTAGATAGTCCGCTGAGTATTGAAGCAACACAAATTGTAAAGAGTTATCCCGGCTATTTCAATAAGCGTATTCAAAAAGTATTACAAACCGACAATGATCCATTTGGATTTAAAGGATTGAAGTTTGTGAAATCAGTAGAGGAATCAAAATTATTAAACTTTAAAAGCGGCCCATATGTGGTGATCAGTGCAAGTGGTATGGCCGATGCAGGACGAGTAAAACATCACATCAATAACACAATTGAAAACAGCCGTAATACTATTTTGCTCACGGGGTATTGTGAACCACGTTCATTAGGTGGAAAGTTATTAGATGGACGAAAAGAAGTGAAGATATTCGGCGTAGAAAAAGAAGTGCATGCAGAGATCGGACAAATTCGCAGCATGAGTGCACATGGTGATTATGAAGATATGAGTCAATGGCTGGCATGCCAGGATCCAAAACTCGTCGACAAATTATTTCTTGTGCATGGCGAGTACGATGTGCAGCATGCCTTTCAGCAACGCTTAATGCGTAAAGGATTTACAGATGTAGTAATTCCGGAAATGCATTTTGAAATAGGGATATAA
- a CDS encoding TPM domain-containing protein, translated as MKIFQLTILSFLFLAFGLTLQAQGIEKYIPTVPNPAKLVNDYIDVLTPEQEQALEQKLVAYDDSTSNQFVIITIGDIGDYDIADFAVALGRKWGVGGKEFDNGLVLVVLIPTDGRKRQVWIATGYGLEGAIPDITAKKIIEADIIPNFKANDIYRGLDEGTSDLMRAAAGEYKAPAGYSNRKKGKGGGSILGAMIMFIVIMIIISNINKRGGGGMMSRRGYRRWENSVPPIWFGGGGGGWGGGSSGGGGGGFGGFGGGSFGGGGAGGSW; from the coding sequence ATGAAGATTTTCCAATTAACCATACTTTCTTTTTTATTCCTTGCCTTCGGCTTAACGTTACAGGCGCAGGGAATCGAAAAGTATATCCCGACGGTTCCCAACCCTGCAAAGCTGGTGAACGATTATATTGATGTGCTTACACCCGAGCAGGAACAGGCGCTTGAACAAAAGCTGGTGGCCTACGACGACAGTACATCGAACCAGTTTGTAATCATCACCATTGGCGACATTGGCGATTATGATATAGCCGATTTTGCGGTTGCCCTTGGCCGTAAGTGGGGCGTGGGCGGTAAGGAATTCGATAACGGATTGGTGCTTGTGGTGTTGATCCCAACCGATGGACGCAAGCGGCAGGTGTGGATCGCTACAGGTTATGGATTGGAAGGTGCTATTCCTGATATTACAGCAAAGAAAATTATTGAAGCCGATATCATTCCCAATTTTAAAGCCAATGATATTTACCGTGGACTGGACGAAGGTACCAGCGACCTGATGCGTGCAGCAGCAGGTGAATACAAAGCACCGGCCGGTTACAGCAATCGTAAAAAAGGAAAAGGTGGCGGCAGTATACTGGGCGCCATGATCATGTTCATCGTCATTATGATCATCATTTCCAACATCAACAAACGTGGCGGCGGTGGTATGATGAGCCGCAGAGGGTATCGCCGTTGGGAGAATAGTGTTCCGCCTATCTGGTTTGGCGGAGGTGGCGGCGGCTGGGGCGGCGGAAGCAGCGGCGGTGGCGGAGGAGGATTTGGCGGCTTTGGTGGTGGAAGTTTTGGCGGCGGTGGAGCCGGAGGTAGCTGGTAA
- a CDS encoding TPM domain-containing protein, translated as MGIFSFFSKKQDWFTPEEHASIVNAIRVSEKRTSGEIRVFVESRCSFVDPVDRAAEVFFGLKMEKTDDRNGVLLYIAMKDHQLAVFGDSGIHEKVGTAFWNNEVQQMLSSFSKHSYAEGIVKIITDIGDALVAHFPYENEDRNELPDDIVFGR; from the coding sequence ATGGGCATTTTTTCTTTCTTCAGTAAAAAGCAAGACTGGTTTACACCCGAAGAGCACGCATCCATTGTAAATGCGATCCGTGTTTCGGAGAAACGTACATCCGGAGAGATCCGTGTGTTCGTGGAAAGCCGCTGCAGTTTTGTTGATCCTGTTGACCGTGCTGCTGAAGTGTTTTTTGGATTGAAGATGGAAAAAACAGATGACCGTAATGGTGTGTTGCTTTACATTGCCATGAAAGACCATCAACTGGCGGTGTTTGGCGACAGTGGTATTCACGAAAAAGTAGGTACCGCTTTCTGGAACAACGAAGTACAGCAAATGCTTTCGAGTTTCAGCAAACACAGTTATGCGGAAGGGATTGTAAAAATCATTACCGACATTGGTGATGCATTAGTAGCCCATTTCCCCTACGAGAATGAAGACAGGAATGAATTACCAGACGACATCGTTTTTGGACGATAG
- a CDS encoding LemA family protein, producing MKTGSIITIVVLVLVAFIGFRGCSGYNGLVKQDEVVKEKWNNVQSDYQRRADLIPNLVNTVKGEANFEQQTLINVIEARSKATSVKVDPSNITPEKLAEFQQAQSGVSSALSRLLAVVENYPNLKANEGFRNLQTQLEGTENRIKVARNEFNEAVRVYNTGVRSFPMNLFAGMFGFKTKEGFAADPGSDKAPEVKF from the coding sequence ATGAAAACCGGAAGTATCATCACCATCGTCGTATTAGTACTTGTAGCCTTTATTGGCTTCAGAGGCTGCAGCGGTTACAATGGATTGGTAAAGCAAGACGAAGTAGTAAAAGAGAAATGGAACAACGTGCAAAGTGATTACCAGCGCCGTGCTGATCTGATCCCCAATTTGGTGAACACAGTAAAAGGCGAGGCAAACTTTGAACAGCAAACATTGATCAATGTAATTGAAGCACGTTCCAAAGCAACCAGTGTAAAAGTAGACCCTTCAAATATTACTCCTGAAAAGCTTGCTGAATTTCAACAGGCACAAAGTGGTGTAAGCAGTGCCTTGAGCCGTTTATTGGCAGTGGTTGAAAATTATCCCAACCTCAAAGCCAATGAAGGTTTCCGCAACCTGCAAACACAGCTGGAAGGAACGGAGAACCGAATTAAAGTTGCACGCAACGAATTTAATGAAGCGGTAAGAGTTTACAACACAGGTGTACGTTCATTCCCCATGAATTTGTTTGCGGGTATGTTTGGTTTCAAAACAAAAGAAGGTTTTGCGGCAGATCCCGGCAGCGATAAAGCACCTGAAGTAAAATTCTGA
- a CDS encoding T9SS type A sorting domain-containing protein, giving the protein MSYLYPTVKRAVALVLSLTVIFQVSFSQLAFNNPVLVSGTDLEQGAVYRYDNVAPFVRAFVTISHIENGSTILHMDENGFGYNGGFQPLIKSGGHGESFVTFTFAFENTTTGLPFLFPTLNANILDIDGSNQVKEFAELNMNNGVSTLMNAVSHIELENSTNRVIARNTAGVEIGGISTSATEVMFQVSGINISTFDVKFGTNSTTGSHASRQYSLYFFNYTLPSSLPVSLINFQATLRDKNATLGWTTTNHYNFSHFVIEKSTDARSFTEAAVLFTEQNTSNAEYSYKYKDNLQNSTAKIVYYRLKMVDVDGTFTYSETRMVRLTSEETKVLISTFPNPVANEVRVMIPTEWQDKAVTYEVFNSSGLLMQRFQTKNAAQVQQLQVQQLNSGTYILKVSSSIASTTSKFIKY; this is encoded by the coding sequence ATGTCGTACCTCTACCCAACAGTAAAAAGAGCCGTAGCGCTCGTACTTTCTCTAACCGTAATTTTTCAGGTTAGTTTCTCCCAATTAGCATTTAACAACCCGGTATTAGTGAGTGGCACCGACCTTGAACAGGGCGCTGTTTATCGCTATGACAATGTGGCTCCGTTCGTAAGAGCGTTTGTAACCATCAGCCATATCGAAAACGGAAGCACCATTTTACACATGGATGAAAACGGGTTTGGTTATAATGGCGGTTTTCAGCCACTGATCAAATCAGGTGGACATGGTGAATCGTTTGTAACCTTCACATTTGCGTTTGAAAATACTACAACCGGTCTTCCGTTTTTGTTTCCCACATTGAATGCCAACATTCTTGATATTGATGGAAGCAATCAAGTGAAAGAGTTTGCCGAATTGAACATGAATAACGGCGTATCAACCTTAATGAATGCGGTGTCACACATTGAACTGGAGAACAGCACCAACCGTGTAATTGCCCGTAATACAGCTGGAGTTGAAATTGGCGGCATCAGCACTTCAGCAACAGAAGTAATGTTCCAGGTGAGCGGTATCAACATCTCAACATTTGATGTAAAATTCGGAACAAATTCAACCACAGGTTCGCATGCTTCCAGACAATACAGTTTATACTTCTTCAACTATACACTGCCTTCTTCATTACCGGTTTCATTAATAAACTTCCAGGCAACGCTGCGTGATAAAAATGCAACATTGGGCTGGACCACAACGAACCACTATAACTTCAGTCACTTTGTAATTGAAAAAAGTACAGATGCAAGAAGTTTTACTGAAGCTGCCGTTCTGTTTACTGAACAAAACACTTCAAATGCAGAATACAGCTACAAGTACAAAGACAATTTACAGAACAGCACAGCAAAAATTGTGTACTACCGCTTGAAAATGGTTGATGTTGATGGAACATTCACTTATTCTGAAACAAGAATGGTGCGTTTGACAAGTGAAGAAACAAAAGTACTCATCAGCACATTCCCTAACCCGGTTGCAAACGAAGTGCGTGTAATGATCCCAACCGAGTGGCAGGATAAAGCTGTAACCTACGAGGTATTTAACAGCAGCGGTTTATTGATGCAACGTTTCCAAACGAAGAATGCTGCACAGGTACAACAGTTGCAGGTACAACAGCTCAACAGCGGAACTTATATTTTGAAAGTGAGCAGCTCTATTGCCTCCACCACTTCGAAATTTATAAAATATTAA
- a CDS encoding phosphoglycerate kinase, protein MSTFSNHNFSGQKALIRVDFNVPLDKQTQAITDDTRMTAAIPTIKKILNDGGSVILMSHLGRPKEGPEEKYSLKHVISHLAALLGGNTPVLFANDCIGEQAYLTASMMKPGEVLLLENLRFYKEEEKGDKAFAEKLSKLGDVYVNDAFGTAHRAHASTAVIADYFAADKKMFGLLMEGEVMAAEKVLLKAEKPFTAIIGGAKVSDKILIIENLLERATDIIIGGGMAYTFMKAMGGVIGNSLCEDDRLDTAKDILEKAEAKGVRIHLPSDSVIADKFAADANTSTAPSNHIPDGWMGLDIGTNACEQFRNVLLHSKTILWNGPMGVFEMEKFQHGTKTIAQAVAEATSNGAFSLVGGGDSVAAVNDFGYTDKVSYISTGGGAMLEFFEGKQLPGIAAIK, encoded by the coding sequence ATGAGTACATTTTCAAACCATAATTTCTCCGGACAAAAAGCATTGATCCGTGTTGACTTTAACGTGCCGCTTGATAAGCAGACACAAGCGATCACTGATGATACAAGAATGACAGCCGCTATTCCCACCATCAAAAAAATTCTGAACGACGGTGGAAGTGTTATTTTAATGAGTCATCTCGGCCGGCCAAAAGAAGGACCGGAAGAAAAGTATTCCTTAAAACATGTCATCAGTCATTTGGCTGCACTACTTGGCGGCAACACACCCGTGCTGTTTGCCAACGATTGTATTGGAGAGCAGGCGTACTTAACCGCAAGCATGATGAAACCCGGCGAAGTATTGTTGCTGGAGAATCTCCGGTTTTACAAAGAAGAAGAAAAAGGCGATAAAGCATTTGCTGAAAAACTCAGCAAGCTGGGCGATGTATATGTAAATGATGCATTTGGTACAGCTCACCGTGCACATGCATCTACTGCCGTAATAGCCGACTATTTTGCTGCCGATAAAAAAATGTTCGGCTTACTGATGGAAGGCGAAGTGATGGCAGCTGAAAAAGTATTGCTGAAAGCTGAGAAGCCTTTTACCGCCATTATTGGTGGCGCTAAGGTGAGCGATAAAATTCTGATCATTGAAAACTTACTGGAACGGGCAACCGATATTATCATTGGCGGAGGTATGGCCTATACGTTTATGAAAGCCATGGGTGGTGTAATTGGTAATTCGTTATGTGAAGATGACCGGTTAGATACAGCGAAGGATATTCTTGAAAAAGCAGAGGCCAAAGGTGTTCGCATTCATCTTCCCAGCGATTCTGTAATTGCCGACAAGTTTGCAGCCGATGCCAATACGTCAACCGCTCCGAGTAATCATATCCCTGATGGATGGATGGGGCTTGATATTGGTACCAATGCATGTGAGCAGTTTCGCAATGTATTGCTGCATTCAAAAACCATTTTATGGAACGGCCCAATGGGTGTATTTGAAATGGAGAAATTCCAACACGGAACAAAAACCATTGCACAGGCTGTGGCTGAAGCTACCAGCAATGGCGCATTTTCGTTAGTAGGTGGTGGCGATAGTGTGGCGGCGGTAAACGATTTCGGATACACTGATAAGGTAAGTTATATCTCAACCGGTGGCGGTGCCATGCTGGAGTTTTTTGAAGGAAAACAACTGCCGGGCATTGCTGCAATTAAATGA
- a CDS encoding DUF4442 domain-containing protein: protein MKESAAQFIRQIKHPVKGKLFLLLKLPSAFFSGVRIQSIDEERCVVTVPYKWFSQNPFRSIYFACLAMAAEMTTGVLGLMQIMGRKPSVSMLVVSLEANYFKKATDVTTFVCEDGKAIEQLVDEAIATGEARSIKAKSVGRNKAGEIVAEFYITWSFKAKS, encoded by the coding sequence ATGAAAGAATCCGCCGCACAGTTCATCAGGCAAATCAAACATCCGGTAAAAGGAAAGTTGTTTCTGTTGCTGAAACTCCCCTCTGCTTTTTTCAGCGGCGTCCGTATTCAATCCATTGATGAAGAACGATGTGTAGTAACGGTGCCGTATAAGTGGTTTTCGCAGAATCCATTCCGTTCAATATATTTCGCCTGCTTGGCGATGGCAGCTGAAATGACGACCGGTGTATTGGGATTGATGCAGATCATGGGACGCAAACCATCCGTATCAATGTTAGTGGTATCATTAGAAGCAAATTATTTTAAAAAAGCAACGGATGTAACAACCTTTGTATGTGAAGATGGGAAAGCAATTGAACAGTTGGTAGATGAAGCCATTGCAACAGGTGAAGCAAGAAGTATCAAAGCAAAATCTGTTGGCCGAAACAAAGCTGGAGAGATTGTTGCAGAGTTCTATATTACATGGTCATTCAAAGCAAAGAGTTAA
- a CDS encoding caspase family protein → MLCKKPFRLLFIFASFFCFAFSSHQPRKGPGVKGIKKSYTYVISIGVDEPPLFFDHKQVTKLAGCSNDVEQVANYYYYKTDSAFNNGPLFIKNTSTPGGTVKHLSQDSSAIIFTLSNSNATFKQLQQVFDEIKHMAKPEDVLVFHYAGFAFNLKNETLGSTCILPLYDRVNVESKQSQKGDYISFDQLSRTLNSFTLKSFLADIQCNKQLLIFDAGYGENFIPEFLKLVIEKDPAKMALNTKQRCFIYNNGLGMETRNKDGLTGGLLTTAFVGTPRASMYNFLNERMKFEAGIYNSFLSYAKQTSTKQIVRVSYEKDFEYFFTNDAKSQTRGSGEEETTAPTKQITIKNQALIIGTNQYSNKGWSQLSNPVNDAGTIEKELRENFSFKTEFLRNPTRAEILKALLKYKKEFQYDSTSQLFIFIAGHGGYDDLVNGFIACKDSKSKEDDPLRDSYITHSFLRDIINNIDCKHIMVVLDVCFGGTFDGGGSRNEEDALYEDQDRNEFIADKLQYKSRLYLTSGGKEYVPDGRPGFHSPFAYRFIETLRTKGGKDNIITWSELTAGVEKAKPGPKFGNFGDNQPGGNFLFIAK, encoded by the coding sequence ATGTTGTGTAAAAAACCGTTCCGGTTATTATTCATTTTTGCATCCTTTTTTTGTTTTGCTTTTTCTTCCCATCAGCCAAGAAAAGGACCGGGCGTTAAAGGGATAAAAAAATCGTATACCTATGTCATTAGCATTGGAGTGGATGAGCCGCCGCTTTTTTTTGATCATAAACAAGTAACGAAATTAGCAGGTTGCAGTAATGATGTTGAGCAGGTTGCAAATTACTATTACTACAAAACAGATTCTGCTTTCAATAATGGCCCGCTTTTTATTAAAAACACCAGTACACCGGGTGGTACAGTAAAACATCTTTCGCAGGATTCATCTGCCATCATTTTTACATTATCGAATTCAAACGCTACGTTTAAACAACTGCAACAAGTTTTCGACGAAATAAAACACATGGCCAAACCGGAGGATGTTCTGGTATTTCATTATGCTGGCTTTGCATTTAATTTAAAGAACGAGACACTTGGCTCTACCTGTATTTTGCCTCTTTACGACCGGGTAAATGTGGAATCAAAGCAATCGCAAAAAGGAGATTATATTTCATTCGATCAATTGTCAAGAACACTCAACAGTTTTACGTTAAAATCTTTCCTTGCAGATATTCAATGCAATAAGCAGCTATTAATATTTGACGCAGGCTATGGAGAAAATTTTATTCCCGAATTTTTGAAACTTGTTATTGAAAAAGATCCGGCAAAGATGGCCTTGAACACCAAACAAAGATGTTTTATTTATAACAATGGCCTTGGTATGGAAACCAGAAATAAAGATGGTTTAACCGGCGGCTTGTTGACCACTGCATTTGTTGGAACACCCCGTGCCTCTATGTATAATTTTTTGAACGAACGAATGAAATTTGAAGCGGGCATTTACAATTCTTTTCTCTCATACGCCAAGCAAACATCTACTAAACAAATTGTACGTGTGAGTTATGAAAAGGATTTTGAATACTTTTTTACAAACGATGCCAAATCGCAAACCCGTGGATCTGGAGAAGAAGAAACAACTGCGCCAACAAAACAGATCACGATAAAAAACCAGGCACTTATTATTGGTACAAACCAGTATAGCAACAAAGGATGGAGCCAGTTAAGCAACCCGGTAAATGATGCCGGTACAATTGAAAAGGAATTAAGAGAGAATTTTTCTTTCAAAACAGAATTTCTTCGAAACCCAACAAGAGCAGAAATTCTGAAAGCACTATTGAAATACAAAAAAGAATTTCAATACGATTCCACCAGTCAGCTTTTTATCTTTATAGCCGGCCATGGCGGTTACGATGATCTTGTAAATGGTTTCATTGCCTGTAAAGATTCGAAAAGCAAAGAAGACGATCCACTAAGAGACTCATACATTACACATAGCTTTTTGAGAGACATTATAAATAATATTGACTGCAAGCACATCATGGTTGTACTCGACGTTTGTTTTGGAGGCACATTTGATGGCGGCGGCAGCCGAAATGAAGAGGATGCGTTGTACGAAGATCAGGATAGAAATGAATTCATTGCCGATAAATTACAATACAAATCAAGACTCTACTTAACATCGGGCGGCAAAGAATATGTGCCGGACGGAAGACCGGGATTTCACTCACCTTTT
- a CDS encoding C1 family peptidase yields the protein MPIRMTDDPQDQQEHQSNDGGGGGGFPGGGGRGGGGGGLLSLLPLLLSLFGKGGGKGKGILLLLVVAVGAYFVLGKGGCNISDIASLTTGGFLDPKQFEKAEIYEPLADDNTKNPLPESANLQRFCPTPQNQGSQGSCVAWSSAFAAHTILESARTGKQPNDVAFSPSFMYNQIGLEGCQGSYIIRAMEFMTKRGDVPYDQFPYTDQDCERQPDNSLQQQATQFRMRGFNRLSLGDRNDAVDLRAIKENLAQGAPVVIGMMVGQSFMQPMMGQDVWIPASGDRSMMGFGGHAMCVVGYDDKKYGGAFLIMNSWGQEWGTNGFGWVRYGDFQTYVREAYGVNPMHAGNESAQQFACEVGLVSVQYDGKKTVAGDYISLRSIGGNRFETTSPVRPGDKFKMELKNTTECYVYVFGKEVDGTSYTLFPYPRTDDPTKTKYSPFCGITGVRLFPKDKSMTPDSIGMGGRDVIAVVISKKELDWYQLNQQISANPSADFGTRLNNALGSSLIRNVRYSATGKGAMRFDVTGDANNVVACIVEVTK from the coding sequence ATGCCAATACGTATGACAGACGATCCGCAGGATCAACAGGAACATCAAAGTAACGATGGTGGAGGCGGTGGAGGTTTTCCCGGTGGCGGAGGAAGAGGTGGAGGTGGCGGAGGTTTACTCAGCCTGTTACCATTGCTTTTGAGTTTGTTTGGGAAAGGTGGTGGTAAAGGGAAAGGAATTTTATTGTTACTGGTTGTAGCAGTGGGTGCTTATTTTGTATTGGGTAAAGGAGGTTGTAACATCAGTGATATTGCAAGTTTAACAACCGGCGGTTTTTTGGATCCCAAGCAATTTGAAAAAGCAGAGATCTATGAACCGTTGGCCGATGATAATACAAAAAATCCATTACCGGAATCAGCAAATCTGCAGCGTTTTTGTCCCACACCACAAAATCAGGGATCGCAGGGAAGTTGTGTTGCCTGGAGCAGTGCGTTTGCAGCACATACCATTCTTGAATCGGCACGAACAGGTAAGCAACCAAACGATGTTGCGTTCTCTCCTTCATTTATGTACAACCAGATTGGATTAGAAGGTTGTCAAGGTTCATATATCATCCGTGCAATGGAGTTTATGACCAAGCGTGGTGATGTGCCGTACGATCAGTTTCCTTATACTGATCAGGATTGTGAACGTCAACCGGATAATAGTTTGCAACAACAAGCCACGCAATTTCGGATGCGTGGTTTTAACCGTTTGAGTTTAGGCGATCGGAATGATGCAGTTGATCTGCGAGCCATCAAAGAAAATCTTGCACAAGGTGCACCTGTTGTAATTGGTATGATGGTGGGACAAAGTTTTATGCAACCAATGATGGGACAGGATGTGTGGATACCAGCAAGTGGAGATAGAAGTATGATGGGGTTTGGCGGCCATGCCATGTGTGTGGTTGGTTATGATGATAAAAAATATGGCGGTGCATTTTTAATTATGAACAGTTGGGGACAGGAGTGGGGCACGAATGGATTTGGATGGGTGCGTTACGGCGATTTCCAAACTTATGTGCGTGAAGCCTATGGAGTAAACCCAATGCATGCAGGAAATGAAAGTGCGCAGCAGTTTGCATGTGAAGTGGGTTTGGTGAGCGTGCAGTATGATGGCAAGAAAACAGTGGCAGGCGATTATATTTCGTTGCGAAGTATCGGAGGCAATCGTTTTGAAACAACATCACCCGTTCGTCCGGGCGATAAGTTTAAAATGGAGTTGAAGAATACAACGGAATGTTATGTATATGTGTTCGGTAAAGAAGTAGATGGCACGAGTTATACATTGTTCCCTTATCCACGAACTGATGATCCAACGAAAACAAAATATTCTCCGTTCTGCGGTATTACCGGTGTACGTTTATTTCCAAAAGATAAAAGTATGACCCCTGACAGTATTGGTATGGGTGGACGAGATGTGATTGCTGTGGTGATCAGTAAAAAAGAACTCGATTGGTATCAACTTAATCAACAGATCAGTGCGAACCCATCAGCTGATTTTGGCACAAGATTAAACAATGCCTTAGGAAGTTCATTGATACGAAATGTGCGTTACTCCGCAACCGGAAAAGGTGCTATGCGTTTTGATGTAACAGGCGATGCTAACAATGTAGTAGCTTGTATAGTTGAGGTAACAAAATAA
- the gap gene encoding type I glyceraldehyde-3-phosphate dehydrogenase, with amino-acid sequence MSTVKVAINGFGRIGRLVYRQISKMEGIDVVAINDLTSPKVLGHLLKYDTAQGRFDADVKSTENSIIVNGDEIKIYAQKDPAQIPWGAHQVDVVLECTGFFADKAKAEGHIAAGAKKVVISAPATGDLKTIVFNVNHSILDGSETVISCASCTTNCLAPMAQVLEEKYGIVNGLMTTVHAYTNDQNTQDAPHPKGDLRRARAAAQNIVPNSTGAAKAIGLVLPSLKGKLDGSAQRVPTLTGSLTEVTALLGKKVTVEEINAAMKAAANESFGYTEDELVSSDIIGTSFGSLFDATQTKVQNVGETQLVRVVSWYDNEMSYVSQLVRTLHYFAKLIK; translated from the coding sequence ATGAGCACAGTTAAAGTTGCGATTAATGGATTTGGACGTATCGGACGACTGGTTTACCGCCAGATCTCTAAAATGGAAGGCATTGATGTAGTGGCGATCAACGATCTTACTTCTCCCAAGGTATTAGGACATTTATTGAAATATGATACTGCACAGGGTCGCTTTGATGCAGATGTAAAGAGCACCGAAAACTCCATTATCGTAAACGGCGATGAGATCAAGATCTATGCACAAAAAGATCCTGCACAAATTCCATGGGGCGCACACCAGGTAGATGTAGTGCTTGAGTGTACAGGTTTCTTTGCTGATAAAGCAAAAGCTGAAGGACATATTGCAGCCGGTGCAAAGAAAGTGGTGATCAGTGCACCTGCAACAGGTGATCTCAAAACGATTGTATTTAATGTAAACCACAGTATTCTTGATGGAAGCGAAACAGTGATCAGCTGTGCAAGCTGTACAACAAACTGTTTGGCTCCAATGGCACAGGTGCTGGAAGAGAAATATGGTATTGTGAATGGTTTAATGACAACTGTACACGCTTATACAAATGATCAGAATACACAGGATGCTCCACATCCAAAAGGGGATCTTCGTCGTGCACGTGCAGCCGCTCAAAACATTGTACCGAACAGCACAGGTGCAGCCAAAGCAATTGGATTGGTATTGCCAAGCCTGAAAGGTAAACTGGATGGCAGTGCACAACGTGTACCAACACTTACCGGTTCATTAACAGAAGTAACTGCCTTGTTGGGTAAAAAAGTAACGGTGGAAGAAATTAATGCAGCAATGAAAGCAGCAGCAAACGAAAGCTTTGGTTATACTGAAGATGAACTTGTGAGCAGCGATATCATTGGCACAAGCTTCGGTTCGTTGTTTGATGCAACACAAACAAAAGTGCAGAATGTAGGCGAAACACAATTGGTGCGTGTGGTTAGCTGGTACGATAATGAAATGAGTTATGTAAGCCAGTTGGTTCGTACACTTCACTATTTTGCAAAATTGATCAAGTAA